A portion of the Myripristis murdjan chromosome 13, fMyrMur1.1, whole genome shotgun sequence genome contains these proteins:
- the LOC115370481 gene encoding putative nuclease HARBI1 — MAYLALLEDLENRAIRRERVFKERADSESTEWLLSRYRLPKNILMDLCRDLQPMLERETKRTKAIPVHIQLLSTLGFLATGTFQREIGDICGISQPTLSRIMPAVLDAIISLAPTYIQFPYRHHQQAEIKRGFHAIAGFPNIIGAIDCTHVTIKAPSHNEYSYVNRKGFHSINAQIICDANMSLLNVVARWPGGTHDSFILQNSSVGVRLQAGAVEDGWLIGDRGYPLKPWLMTPVTYPRTPQEQHYNRAHARSRTIIERAIGLLKGRWLCLSSAGGALQYKPEKVCHIIMACCVLHNLAIRQGVPLQEPPRADEPMPIAEPVPPPNAAAIQTRERIIQRF; from the exons ATGGCTTATCTTGCACTATTGGAAGATTTGGAGAACCGTGCGATCCGCAGGGAGCGCGTTTTCAAAGAGCGTGCTGACAGTGAGAGCACAGAGTGGCTTCTCAGCAGGTACCGCTTACCCAAAAACATATTGATGGATTTATGCCGTGATTTACAACCCATGTTGGAGCGAGAGACAAAACGCACCAAAGCCATCCCAGTGCACATCCAGCTCCTGTCCACCCTGGGATTTTTGGCCACCGGAACATTTCAACGAGAGATTGGAGACATATGCGGCATTTCGCAGCCGACATTAAGCAGAATCATGCCGGCAGTGTTGGATGCAATAATTTCTCTGGCCCCAACTTACATCCAGTTCCCAtacagacatcaccaacaagcCGAAATCAAACGAGGATTTCATGCTATCGCCGGATTCCCAAACATAATTGGAGCCATAGATTGCACTCatgtcacaataaaagcaccatcACACAATGAATACAGTTACGTGAACAGGAAAGGATTTCATTCAATCAATGCGCAAATAATCTGTGATGCAAATATGTCCCTGTTGAACGTTGTTGCCCGGTGGCCTGGAGGAACGCACGACTCATTCATTCTGCAGAACAGCTCTGTGGGTGTGCGTCTCCAAGCAGGAGCTGTTGAGGATGGCTGGCTTATTG GTGATCGGGGATATCCACTGAAGCCGTGGCTAATGACCCCCGTAACCTACCCGAGGACCCCACAGGAGCAGCACTACAACCGGGCCCATGCGCGTTCAAGAACCATCATTGAACGCGCAATAGGCCTGCTAAAAGGCCGATGGCTGTGCCTGTCCAGCGCAGGGGGGGCACTTCAGTATAAGCCTGAAAAAGTCTGCCACATCATTATGGCTTGCTGTGTGCTTCACAACTTGGCCATCAGACAAGGTGTCCCTCTGCAGGAACCCCCCAGAGCAGACGAGCCCATGCCTATCGCAGAGCCTGTCCCACCCCCTAATGCCGCTGCCATTCAAACAAGAGAGAGGATCATACAGAGATTTTAG